The sequence CGCGGGCTCGCTGGTCGTTTCTTCCAGATCGTCATCGTCGTCGTCGTGTGACGCCATCGGTTTGATCCTCGATTCGTTGAATACTGCCGACGCCACGAAACCCTGGACAGCGTACGACGTTGGAGACCGCGCCACGAATGCCGGCCATGCGGGCTGGCAAGAAGGCGAACCTGCCGAGCGTCAATAATGTCACCCGAGAAGCGTCCCCCCAGACTTGTTAGTATCTTCCGACCTGCGTTTTGTCAAGGAACCATATGGCCCCTTCCACCGCGCGCAAGTCGTTGGCCGTGAATGCGAAACGCACGCGAGAGTGCCGAGTGGCGCGACACTTCCGACTGGGGCGGAATCTGCGGCAACTGGGCGTGGCCGGAAGCCCCTGAGGTGGTCACTTGGGTGTGCTGACCAGTTCGACGAAAACCTAGTCGTGGTCGCCGCGGCGCTGCTGTTCTTTCTGCCGGCGCATTACCTTGCGGGCCGACTTGTTCAACTTGCGCCCCGGGGAATAGTCGTCCTCGTCGTCGACCCGGTAGCGCTGCTGGCCCTGCTGGGGAGTGTCGTCCTCGTAGTCGTCGTCATCTTCTTCCCGATGGCTGCGGCTCGATGACGAGGCGGCTGTCGCCGATTTCGGCGTGTCGAGATCGCTTCGCTTGGCCGCGCTCGACGACGAGCTGGCCGAAGTGTCGGCTTTGACCTTGGCCGCGGCTTTCTTTTCCTTGGCTGTCTTCGTTTCCGGCGGAAGCAATCCCAAGGCGTCGCGGATCACATACCGGGCGTGAAGCGTCATGGCCAACAGCAGCAACACGTTCCCCAGCAACTGCCCGGCCCCTTCGACCAGGATGACCGTCACGTCACTTTGCGGGAACAGCACACCGATCTTGGCCACGGTCGAGGCCAGATAGCAAGTCACGGCCAAAGTTAACACCGTCGTCGACGAGCGGCAGCGCCGCATGTCGAGCACCAGCCGAGTGCAAATCGGCCCCAGCAACAGCGCATAGCCCGCCACCCACCAGATAAAGCCAGTGCCCGGCCCCAGGTCGCCGGCATGGTGGACCATGACGATCTCGAACGTCTCGTGCAGATGGGCCACGGCATCGACGCTGAGCAGCAGCCAGCCCGCCGCCGCCCACAACCAAATCCGGTACCGGCCGTGGTAGTCGTCGGCCTTGTGGCGTCGCACAATGTAAATCAGCAGCGCCACGACGGCGGCCGCGCCGCGCGTGAACGACGAGAACCAAACGGCCAGGCTATTAGCCCCGTCGATGTCAAACGCGGGCAAGTGCGTGGTGCCGGCAAAGGCGGCGATCTCGGGCATGAAATAATGCCCCGCCGCCAGCGCCGCCACCGCCAGCAACCCCAGCGTCGTGAACAGCGCGATCACGCTGTAGCGCTGGGGAATCAGGTCGATCACGCTCGGATGCGTGCCGGGGGCGGCGGGCCGATCGGTGGCCCGACGACGCGGCGTCGCCCCCTCGTTGACTTCGTGGCGCGCACCGATCACTTCGTCGGTCAACACACGTCGGCGTCGATCGTCGTTGGAAGAACCGCCAAAAAACGACATGGGCGTGGAGTTTGCCGGAGCGCTCGGGGGGTCGCCGACCGGGCCATCCTTGACCGGGTGCATCGCGCGACTGCCGTCTTCTCTGACTTCGGCATTTGCCCGCGCTGACTCCATGTCGGCGTTGCGGACCCGCAATCTCAACGCCAGCACCGCCAGCAGCGCCGGTTGCCATTGCTCGATTCGTGCGGAAATCGGTAAATTCGTCCTCCGCTGAATGCATCGCGCGCATTCGCCCTGGGGCACCGGGCAATTCCTCGCATTTTGGTCAAGGACGACCGCATCATGCAGCCCGACGTCGACGCATTTATCAAGCTGGCCAGCCGCGTGTTCACCATCGAAGGGACCGTCTGCCAACTTGGCTCGCGCCGCGAAGTCGATCAGGACCACCTGACGCCGGTTCGCGAGCTTTTCGCCGGTCGCACGTTCCTGGGCATCGACGATCGCCAAGGTCACGGCGTTGATCGCGTGGAAGAGTTCGCGGCTCTCAGCCTGCCCAGCCGATCGGCCGCGACCGTGGTCTGCCTGGAACGGCTGGAGTGTATCTTCGAGGTGCAAGCCGCCGTGGCCGAGATGCTCCGCATTCTCACCCCGGGCGGCCTGGTGTTCGTGGCGGCCAGCATGAGCGGCCCGTCGCCGGGCTACCCTTGGGACTATTGGCGGTTGACGCCTCATTGTCTGTGCCGGCTGTTCGAATCGCTCGATGGGTTGCTGGTCGGCTGGCGCGTCGACCGGGCGAATCGTCCGCTGACCGTCTTTGCCGTGGGTTGTCGCGGGCCGGTGCCGGTGCGGTTTGCCGAAGACGTGGAAACATTTACGGCGAAGTTCGACGCCTGGCTGCGGGCCGACGAGGTCAGCCGCCGCCGCTGGTGGCAGCCGGCGCTGCGGCGCGTCGAACGATTGATGTCGCGCAGCGATCGCACGTCGGCTGACAGTGCGCCGGTCACGTGGAACTTCCAACTCACCGGGTCACAGGCCTGGCGGCAGGTGATCCTGCCCCAGGCTTCACGCCCGCCGCAGATCGGCACGCAGCTCGATTTGGGCTAACGCCGGCAACTTGCTCGCCCTCGCCCCCGCAGCGGCTATAATGAGCCGCGCATCTGGGCGATCTCATCTCATGCGCGGAGGGCGTATCATGCCCGACTTCGAGCAGCTTGGCGTGTTTTACCTGGGCAAGCAGTACGACATGGCCGGCCAAAAGCTGCGCGACGAGTTGCTGCTGTACGACGCCAAGGATCTGACCACTCATGCCGTCTGCGTGGGCATGACCGGCAGCGGCAAGACGGGCCTCTGCCTGTCGCTGCTCGAAGAAGCGGCCATCGACGGTGTGCCGGCGATTGCCATCGACCCGAAAGGGGATCTGGGGAACCTGCTCCTGACGTTTCCGCAATTGCGCCCCGAGGATTTCCGCCCGTGGGTCGATCCGGCCGACGCCACGCGACGCGGGATCACCCCTGACGAGTTGGCCGCGAAGACAGCGACTCAGTGGCGCGACGGCCTGGCTGCTTGGGGCCAGGACGGCGCCCGCATCCAGCGGTTCCGCGATTCGGTCGAGATGACAATCTACACTCCCGGCAGTAGCGCCGGCGTGCCGCTGACGGTGTTGCGCTCGTTCAACGCGCCGTCGGCGGCCGTGGTGGCCGACGGCGACGCGCTGCGCGAGCGAATCAACGGCTCGGTGGCCGGGCTGTTGGCGCTGGTGGGCATCGAGGCCGATCCGCTCAAGAGCCGCGAGCATATTCTGCTGGCCACGTTGCTCGATCGGGCGTGGCGCGAAGGACGCGACTTGGACCTGGGTGGGCTGATTCGCGATATTCAACAGCCGCCGGTCGAGCGTGTGGGCCTGATCGACCTCGAAACATTCTTCCCGGCCAAGCAACGGTTCGAGCTGGCCATGCAGTTGAACAACGTGCTGGCCTCGCCCGGCTTCTCGGGCTGGATGCAAGGCGAGTCGCTCGACGTCAGCAAGCTGCTGTATCAATCCAACGGCAAGCCGAAGTTGTCGGTCATCTCGATCGCTCACCTGTCCGATTCGGAGCGAATGTTCTTTGTCACGATCTTGCTCAACGAAGTACTGGCTTGGATGCGCAGCCAGCCCGGCACGTCGAGCCTGCGGGCGATTCTCTACATGGACGAGGTGTTCGGCTTCTTCCCGCCGACGGCGAACCCGCCGAGCAAGCAGCCGATGCTGACGCTGCTGAAGCAGGCCCGCGCGTTCGGGCTGGGCATCGCGCTGGCCACGCAAAACCCGGTCGATCTCGACTATAAGGGGCTGTCGAACGCCGGCACCTGGTTCTTGGGCCGGCTGCAAACCGAACGTGACAAGGCCCGCGTGCTCGAAGGGCTCGAAGGGGCCAGCGCAGCGGCAGGCCACTCGTTCAATCGCGGCAAGATGGAAGCCACGCTCGCTGGACTCGGCAGCCGCGTCTTCTTGATGAACAACGTCCACGAAGACGCCCCGGTCGTGTTTCAGACCCGCTGGACATTGTCGTATCTGCGCGGCCCCTTGTCTCGCGACCAGATTCACGAGTTGACCAAGCAACGCGCGCCGGCCGCGACGTCGGCTTCGCCCGTCACAGCCAGCGCCCCGGCGCCGCAATCGACGCCTATTCCCGCCGCGCCGATCGCACCATCACCGGCCAGTTCCCACCCGCGGCCGATGCTGCCGCCGGAAGTCAACGAGTGCTTTTTATTGTCGCGTCAGGCGGCCGGCAAAGGGGACAACGTCGTCTACGAGCCGCGCGTGCTGGCCCAGGCCAAGCTGCGCTTTAATCAGGCCAAGTCAGGCGTCGACCAGTGGCGCGAAGTCACGTTGCTGGCCACGCCGGCCGACGACGGCAGTGTCGATTGGGAGTCGGCCGAGGTGCTGGATGATGCCGAGAGCGAAGCCGCGCCGGTCGCGGGCGCGGGCTTCTCGCCGCTTCCCAAAGGGCTCGGTCTGGCCAAGAACTTCAAGAGCCTGGGCACGGCGGTGCAAACCCACTTGTACCAGAACGAAAAGCTGACGCTGTGGCGTTGCCCGGCCGTGGGCGAGGCGTCGCGCCCCGGAGAATCCGAAGCCGACTTCCGCATTCGCATGGCCCAGGCCGGCAAGGAAGCCCGCGATTCGGCGATCGACAAGCTGCGCCAGAAGTACGCTCCCAAGCTGAACGCGCTGGCCGAGCGACTGCGCAAAGCAGGGCAGAAAGTCGAAAAGGAAAAGGCTCAATCGAGCCAGGAAATGATGCACGCGGCCGTCAGCTTTGGCACGACGCTGGTCGGGGCGCTATTGGGGCGCAAACTGACCAGCGCCTCGAACGTGACCCGCGCCGCCAGTTCGATCCGTTCGGCCGGGAAAGTCGCCGCGCAACGTGGCGACGTGGCTCAGGCCGAAGAAAACGTCGAAGCGGTCCAAAGCCAGATCAACACGCTCAACGAGGAACTGGAAGCCGAGACCGGCAAGCTCCGTGACCAGTTTGGGGCCGATCAACTGGAACTCGAACCGGTGGTTGTTCAACCTAAAAAGTCTGAAATCTCCGTGACCCGAGTGGCCTTGGCCTGGCAGCCGACCGTGGTGCGACAGGCCTGAGCGAAACAGCCCCCGAGACCGAAATAGACCGGCTGATCACGACCGGCCATCCATTGACTCGCGGGCCTTTGCCGTCGGCAAGCCGTCATTTCGCGACGGTTTCGC comes from Planctomycetota bacterium and encodes:
- a CDS encoding ATP-binding protein yields the protein MPDFEQLGVFYLGKQYDMAGQKLRDELLLYDAKDLTTHAVCVGMTGSGKTGLCLSLLEEAAIDGVPAIAIDPKGDLGNLLLTFPQLRPEDFRPWVDPADATRRGITPDELAAKTATQWRDGLAAWGQDGARIQRFRDSVEMTIYTPGSSAGVPLTVLRSFNAPSAAVVADGDALRERINGSVAGLLALVGIEADPLKSREHILLATLLDRAWREGRDLDLGGLIRDIQQPPVERVGLIDLETFFPAKQRFELAMQLNNVLASPGFSGWMQGESLDVSKLLYQSNGKPKLSVISIAHLSDSERMFFVTILLNEVLAWMRSQPGTSSLRAILYMDEVFGFFPPTANPPSKQPMLTLLKQARAFGLGIALATQNPVDLDYKGLSNAGTWFLGRLQTERDKARVLEGLEGASAAAGHSFNRGKMEATLAGLGSRVFLMNNVHEDAPVVFQTRWTLSYLRGPLSRDQIHELTKQRAPAATSASPVTASAPAPQSTPIPAAPIAPSPASSHPRPMLPPEVNECFLLSRQAAGKGDNVVYEPRVLAQAKLRFNQAKSGVDQWREVTLLATPADDGSVDWESAEVLDDAESEAAPVAGAGFSPLPKGLGLAKNFKSLGTAVQTHLYQNEKLTLWRCPAVGEASRPGESEADFRIRMAQAGKEARDSAIDKLRQKYAPKLNALAERLRKAGQKVEKEKAQSSQEMMHAAVSFGTTLVGALLGRKLTSASNVTRAASSIRSAGKVAAQRGDVAQAEENVEAVQSQINTLNEELEAETGKLRDQFGADQLELEPVVVQPKKSEISVTRVALAWQPTVVRQA